The Sinorhizobium fredii genome contains the following window.
AGCGTTCCGCAGGAGTTGGAGGGAGCGGCCCTCGTCGATGGCAGTTCCCGCGTCGGCGCCTTTTTTCGAATCGTCCTGCCGCTCGCTCGCAACGGCATCCTCGTCGGCGCCATCCTGATCTTCATGCAGGCTTTCGGCGAGTTCGTCTATTCGAAGTCGATGATCCAGAGAATTGAGCTGCAACCGGCCAGCGTCGGGCTCAATAGCTTCATGGGGCCGAACACCAACGAATGGAACAGCATTATGGCCTATGCGGCCATCTATGTGACTCCCATGCTCGCTGCCTCCGTTCTCTTGCAGCGCGGCATCGTCTCCGGCCTCACCGCGGGAGCCCTGAAATGATCCACCCCACCTCAGTCCACCGTGGCGAGCTTGACTTGCACTCCGGCAGATCCAAGCCGGACCGACATAGGCGCTGGTGCGTAGGGTGTTGAACACAAACCCAAGGATGCGATTGCGTCTATGCGTGGGCAGAACTGGTTGCCAGTTAACCCTCCCAAGCGCCACACCAGCGCAGAGCTCAACCCCTCAAGGAGGTCTCCGGCCCTATGCCCGCGACACGGACATACGTCGATTAGAGTTAGTCGAGAAGTGTCCAAATCGGCCAACCAGCGAAAAACGTGACGGGAAAACGCCTCTCCGCCGTCGGTGATCCGGATGCCATGGGCATTCCCATGCAGCGCGGCACCGATGCGCGTTTCACATGCGCTCCGCCTCGCCCGTGACGCGCCAGATCACATCGCCGACATCGTCCGCCACCAACAAGAAGCCGTCGGGGCCGATGGTAACTCCAACCGGCCGCCCATAGGACGACCGCTCGTCAGGCGAAAGGAAACCGGTCAGAATGTCGCGCGGCGGCCCGGCTGGACGTCCATTCACGAACGGCACGAAGACAACCTTGTAGCCGCTCAACGTGCTGCGGTTCCAGGAACCATGCTGCCCGATGACCATGCCGTCCGGGAAGCCGGGCAGAGCGCCTGCGGGAAGCCAGCAAAGGCCGAGCGATGCAGTGTGTCCGCCCAAGGCATAGTCCGGTGTTATGGCGGTTGCGACCACCGCTGGGTCCTGCGGCACCCGGTCGTCCACGATCTGCCCCCAGTAGCAATAGGGCCATCCATAGAAGCCGCCGTCGCGCACTGATGTCAGATAGTCTGGCGGTGTCTCGTCGCCCAGGCCATCGCGCTCATTAACCACCGTCCACAGTGCACCTGTCGTAGGCTCCCACGCCATGCCCACCGGGTTGCGCAGACCGGAGGCAAAGATGCGGTGCTCACCACTCTCGAGGTCAAGCGCGTGGATAGCGGCTCGTCCTTCCTCTGCGGCCATACCGCGCTCGCCAATGTTGCTGAGCGAACCGACGCCGATGAAAAGCTTTCGTCCATCGCGACTCGCAAGCAGGCTTCGCGTCCAATGCCCCCCGGCCTTGAAGGACGTAACCTTTTGACCTGTCACGCTGATACGTGTGTCGCCCGTTTCATACGGGAACGCAACCACCCCGTCTGTGTTGCCGACATACAACGTATCGCCCAGCAACGCCATGCCGAACGGCTGATTGAGTCCGTCGAGAAATTCGGTGCGGATTTCGGCCACGCCGTCGCCATCCGCATCCCGCAACAGCGTGATGCGGTTCGGACTTGCGCCCACTGCGGCGGCGCGC
Protein-coding sequences here:
- a CDS encoding PQQ-dependent sugar dehydrogenase translates to MGLSDILGRLVALIGAVAILLRRQDGDSLEPAYGSAPTIPRAKPQGIPTLKMPTAKGWPAEQMPTAAAGLNVNAFAAGLKHPRWIYVLPNGDVLVAEALSEPGGIKSAFDYAMFSTMKRAAAVGASPNRITLLRDADGDGVAEIRTEFLDGLNQPFGMALLGDTLYVGNTDGVVAFPYETGDTRISVTGQKVTSFKAGGHWTRSLLASRDGRKLFIGVGSLSNIGERGMAAEEGRAAIHALDLESGEHRIFASGLRNPVGMAWEPTTGALWTVVNERDGLGDETPPDYLTSVRDGGFYGWPYCYWGQIVDDRVPQDPAVVATAITPDYALGGHTASLGLCWLPAGALPGFPDGMVIGQHGSWNRSTLSGYKVVFVPFVNGRPAGPPRDILTGFLSPDERSSYGRPVGVTIGPDGFLLVADDVGDVIWRVTGEAERM